Genomic segment of Candoia aspera isolate rCanAsp1 chromosome 2, rCanAsp1.hap2, whole genome shotgun sequence:
CAATGCCTAAGTCAGAATGAAACAAACTGCCAAGTAATTCAGCACTGTATGTGAACTGAGCTTTTATGTTGTCCTCAGCAGACAGAATCACAGTTGCTGTTTCTGTTATCTCTGTGGCCACGTTAAATGCATGCCAATTGtactctctttccttttcctgacTGTAGGCCTGATACATCCACCATATTTATAGCTCTAGGTTATGGGTTCTTTGTGGAGTTGACACTACCAGAGGCGCTAACCTTCATTGAGAAGAAGAGCAAGTTGCTTACTGAGTGAGTAGAAAAATTCAGCCTTTATATTTCTACTCCCACTGCATTACCGAAAGAGTTGCTTTGCTCTGCTGTGTTCCATTTGGTAACCCTAACTAAGGTTAGGGTTAGTATCCTTCTCTAGCTGCTGCTTCCGTAGCATGTTTTCTGACTGCTATAAGCAGAACATGCTGCTTGAATGTATGTACGAGATGAGACTAGATTGTATTGTATAGCCGAAAAATTCTATAAATTTTCAATTCACTtgattcattttttcttttaggCCACGTACATTTCACTGGCTTAAATTGGTTAATAGTCACTCTTTGGCATAGAAAAATCTGCAGTTTGTATTGCTGCGCATGAGGCTAAGGAATTTTGACACTGTCATCAGCCCTCACAAAAGTACATTTGCAGCGTTTGGGAAGAATGCCATCTCAAATAAATTAATGTAAACTCAATGCATCTTTATGGTATTGGTATAAACTTCATGCAGCTATCTGTCATTAGTCATTGCTGCATCTTGACAAAGTAATACTATATTTTCAAAGTGAGGAGATTGGAAGGGCAAGAGGGAGGCTGCATGTATATGATTAGAAACAAGATTGGCTCCTAAACTGGTTTTCTGTGCCAGTTTCAGAATTGGGAATGTATGGACTATAATAGCTTGCTAATGAGTATTTGGAATATATCCTTAAATACTTGCCATTAgcgagaatatttttttaaaccttttcctGCTAGTTAGACCATGCTTTTAATCAACTGGCTCCCCCAAATGGCTTACAATAAGGCAAGTATCTACTGCATTTTAAAAGTGCCTTTCTATCAGTGTaaaaggggacgcggtggtgctgcgggttaaaccgctgagctgccgatcggaaggtcggcggttcgaaaccgcgcggcggggtgagctcccgttgctcgtcccagctcctgcacaccaagcagttcgaaaacatgcaaatgtgagtagattaattggtaccgcttcggcgggaaggtaacggcgttccgtgagtcgtgccagccacatgaccacggacgggtccttagggacaacgccggctccaaggcttagaaacggagatgagcaccgccccctagagtcggacacgactggactttacgtcaagggaaacctttaccttttatcagcGTAAAGGCAATTTCTAATCTCAGATGATGCAATATAGTTAATTTGTGGAATAGGAATGATAAAATAACTGCACTGTAGTGCATAATCAAACTAAACAAAAACTAAACCACAATTAAAATAGCTTCTTCGCAATGTAGGCTTGGAGATGGGCACTGAAGTGACATCAATGAGTTGGGTACCTTTGAAATGCTAGAGGGAACTCTGGGGAGGATGAGCCTTGAGTTGTGGGCAGCTGTGCTGTGCATCATGGCTGGGCATGTCCTCTTTGCACCTCTTTGACAGGCTCCGGCAAACTATAAATATGTAGCCTACTAAATGCTGATGAAGTCTCTTGTGCGAAAACAAATATGCCTCCCCTTTCCTTTGTGCAGCTTAATCCATGTTTGTATTCAGTGGAGTTTGATCTTTGGTAGGTCCATACAAGATTGTATTCTTACTCATACTCAGGTATATTTACCAGCATCCACTATAAAAACAGTTCCCCCCTGTATGCCATATTGCCTTCATCTGTGGGTGGTCAAGAGCTGTATAAGGCCAACCCTTCCTCACCTCCTGtggatttcttctgttttttaacaGGCTCAGTGAAGCTCTTACTAAAGATTCTGCCAAAATAAAAGCCAATATCCGGATGGTTTTAGAGGTAATGGAATGGTGTCAGCAATGTTTTGACTGTTGGGGAAGGAATGGGGGAATGTGGCAGGTGGAGCTCATTGCTTCTGGCAGGCAGAGCAAGAAATGATGTTGGGTTGGAACCATGCTCGAAGAAGTGAGAGTAGTCGCACAGAGTTAGCAAGAGCCGGTATTCCCTAGGCTGCTATTCTATGGCTGACTTCCCCAAACTGCAGTGTTGCTGATGTGTTGGATGGCTCCTTCCATCAACCATCACTAGTGTGATCATGTACCATGCAGGCTGAAGAGGACAGGTGCTTTGCTCCAGCACCAGATCAAGAAAGTTCCTTTATGGGATAAGGagggtattttttttctaatgtagtATGGGATAGTGGTTATGCTAtaagaagaaataaatggaatCAGTAGAGAAACCTGAGTctcatcttccttttccttctgaagGGATTACGTGAACTGCAAGGTTTCGAAGATCTGCCTGAGGAGAACAGAAGGGACATTTTCCTCTAGGTATCCACCTTCTATGATCCAGAGGGAATAATTTTGGTTTTTGATCACAAAAAAGTTGGTTTTTGTGGATATTTTGCTGCAGCAGGGGCTGTACATGTAGCAAGAGAGACAGTGATATGAACTAGTGATGGTGAATGAGAGACAGTGATATGAACTAGTGATGGTGAAGAACAGCTTCACTTTTAGTGAATGTGTTGGGCTACTTGAACTTTGTTCCATGTCTGACTCCattagttttgtttctttttgaaaataattgtattaataaTAAAGATTTTGTATTTGTGCTGGACTCTTTGTCTCTTGTCTCTTACCTTCCTTCTATTTTCAGTATCAATTCCTTTCAATTGTGCTTTAATTTAACAAGAACAGTAACCTCTGCTGAAATTTTATGTTAATGAAATTTTAACATAGAAGAGATGACTTGCTTTCCAAAGACAAATGTAACTGCCACCAATCTGCCACACACCTCAGCCATATTATTTCAAGTTAAGACCCTGGAAAAGGATAATTAGgaaaaggatttaaaataaaactgcagtGCAATGCCCTTACACAAATCAGTGATACCACTGTATCTGGAATATTGTGAATACTTCTGGTTACCACATTTGATAAGGGATATATTGAAGCTGGGGAAGATGTAGCAGAGGGCAACCAGAATGATCAACGGACCTGAACGCCTTACAGGAAAAGAGATTTCCTAGATGGAAGAAAGGTGTTGGGTAGGCCAGGAGGTCAGAGATATATATGTAAGAGACATggtgtggagaaaataggaaaaagtcCTCCACTCAAAATTCTAGGGTCATGGGATCATCCCATGACACTGGGAAcagatttagaacagacaaaGGACAGTACTTTAAGTAGTGCATAGGTAACTTGTGGCATTAATTACTGCAAGATGGGATAGCTACtaaacttggatggctttaaaaggagattggATAAATTAAGAGGACAAGATCCTCAAGGGTCTATCTTAAGACTCAGTGTTTCTTCCAGGCTGGAAGTGCCATGCCTCTAAATACCAGAGGAACAGGGCAGGGTGGTGAGTGAGGGGTATGTCTCCACCTGCTGCTTGCAAACATTCCAGAGGTATCTGATGAGCCATTCCCAGAAACAAAGAGCTGACAAAATTGGGCCTGACCTTATCCAGCAGGGCTACTCTTACCTTAAAGGAATTCTTCCTGTACTGATTGTAAAATACTTTATTCCCATCTACAAGTCAGAAACAAAGGGAAATGGGAGGAAGTGATAATTTGGAGGTGTCTAAAGGAACAGCTGATTTACCTTCTTACTCTAGTGACTCAGTGTCCTTTCACATAACACACTTCATCTGATTAATGAGATAGCCCATTTTCTAGGTAGACCTCCCCTTTCTTTCCATCACAATTTTCATAGATCAATCTGGCCATTAAACCATAAACTATTCAAGCaggctgggtttatacaacatgttaagccacactcaaaaaacaaaacattaaaagttATTGCCAAGCTTAGCATGTGCAAATGGACCTGTTCAGTATTTAGCTGACCTGCTGAAGCGTAGTCTCTGAATAAACCCAGTAGATTGATCCAGTGCTGCTGCTGATGGATATGCACAGTGTTGCATGTTTGTACTGAACCATGCACAGACCTGGAGCTTGCATGGCTGTTGCTGGTAGCTAAAGGTAAGGAAGATGGGGAGCTGGATGCATACATGGTGGCTAAGTTGATGGGTGGGTTGGGGTGTATGCATTTCTTGAATTCAAGAGAGGCAGTGGGTAAGGGGAAGGTGCTAAGAGCATTTTTGCATGTGGGCTGGTGCACAGGCTGAATGTTAGCTCTTCTAGGTAGCCCAGACGAAAagcacaaccatgagtactagctctatctttatttttaggttacattaacagaatcttacaagtctgaaaggatttctccccccccctttttttttttttactctggaaaactacagaggtctcttctgaaacacttccctcTGCTTCTATGGACTGAGATacattttgcatgatggttgtctagtctgcagctcttcctcctgtctcccagggtcattcccacataccattacagtggaAGAGGAAAATGTGGGCACCAGCCCTACTTGCCTCCTAAGAGTCCTGGATTTTTTCTTGGCCAAAATCTGGAACAAACTGGTCTTGATTTTGGTTCCTTGCTTAGAACAAACCATATTTTCAGTTTTGTGTGCACCTCTATTGTTGATCTTTCAGCTCTTCACTCAGTTGAAAACATGGCCTTCCTTCAAGCCGATTGTCAAGTGTGATGTTCCTTTTCTGAGCAATCAAGAATAAGTGGTATGTACTGGGCCCAGAGGCCAGCACTGCTGGAATGCTGGGgctgggagaagagaaatgaaaGGGCAGATGCTGACAAAATTTATCCAAGAATACTTACTTTCAACTTCCCTGCTTCAACTGTTGGGCAACTATTTTCTGTATTAAAACACTGAATTGATACATGGCTTCTGTGAAAATAAAACCTTAGACAAAACTATGGTGCAGCTGCACTTggaatacatgtgtgtgtgtgtattcactgATTTTTGCACCCATGTACAAGGATCTTGCAGAAGTTAGAAAAATGCAGACAAGTGGGGGAAAGTAGAAAAGATTCAGGAACAACTTTCTCATAATGAAAAGTTACACAgcaataatagtagtattaatgGTAAGAATCCTGGGCACGGGGCAGTAAGGCTAATGGTTGGGGAATCTGAGAATACAGAGCCCCAAGTTTGTAAAAGCTGATTAGATGAAAGATTTTGCAAATGTCAAATACGCTGAATGATAATTTCCAAGACATCTGCTGGATGTTTCTTTAAATGGCAATCCAGAGCCAGGAATGCTGAAAATCGTGATAATTTGTCTTAGGTTATGCAAAATGTCTCAGTTTCAACCATTTTGAGTGCAAAATGCCTTATTCTGAATGCAAACCAGATATTTTGAATGCAAAACACTCTGTTCTGATAATTTTAGAAGTGTTCTGTAGACTCTTGGTTGGATCATCTCTTTAAACCATGACTTCTTTCGAAACAGGAAGTAAAAGCTAATTAATATGTGTCATGCTGGCCAGTTTGTGTTATGCAAATTTAAtgttttcttatgttttttatttttacactCCTCTGGAAATTCTAATTGAAGAATGCTGTACATACAAATAAAACCAATGGCATTAAACTGCTAAAGTGAAAGCATACCACTCATGACTATGAATGAGGatatatagtggttaaggtgctgggctagaaaccaggagtctgtgagttctagtcccgccttaggcatgaaagccggctgggtgaccttgggccagtcactctttctcagcccaactcgcctcacagggttgttgttgtgggaaaaataggaggaaggagtattaggtatgttcgccgccttgagttatttataaaaataataaagttgggataaaaattaaataaaaaaaaatatactgAGTTCACTGGCATAGCAAAGAGAGCAACCTCCTTTAATGTCTATTAAAAAGAAGGATTTTCTGTTCCAATGAAAAGTGTAAGGTTATTGCCTAAACTCTGGTTAAAGCAACTCAACTATTTTACCTTAATGATCCTGACCACCATCCTAAAACTTGTTGTAATCCCCATGTACAGATGAGCTGCACCTGTGATAAGTAGCTCCCCTATGACTAATTGCAAGAAATGAACTTGCTGTTCCTCCTGATCCTGATGGCATTTAGGGAGCAAGTGTTGTCCCCCCTCATCCTACAAAATGATGGCTCTTACAGGCCAAAGGTCATCACCCCTCCTTTAGCCCCTTTCTGGAGCCAGTCAAGGCCTGGGGAACCTTCCTTTCAAGAGGCATGGAGTCTTTTGGATGCTCCTATCCTTCTGGGGCCAGAGGTTACCATGGCAGCATCCTTATTTCTCTCTCccgctctttttttccccctcgcCTCCGCTGTCGTGGTGGCTTTCCGTTGCCGTGGCAACCGCGGGGCAAGGAAGGATCAGGCGAAGGGGGCGAGAAGGTCGTGGGTTGACTGCCACGAAGGCAAGATTTACCCCCTCGCAAGGTGGGCGGAAGGGAGGCGGTGTTtagctggagaagcggaggggtGGACTCAGCTCCCCCCACCTACCCAGCCCATCTCAGTCCTGGATCCCAACTTCTTCCAGCCCAGCTTTCTCCAAACGGGTGCCCTCATGGCgtttgggaatgatgggagtgtTAGTCCTAACACAGCTGCAAGAGTTCCGTCCCTCTCCCCATCTGCAACAGTCCTGCGGACTTCCCCACGCAAAGGTGAAGCCTAGATGTACTGGAACCTCTCCTCTCGCAGTTGGGATCCAACAGGTTGAGAAGCCGCGGAGCGCCGggatcctctcctcctcctcctcctccctcccccgaAGAGGAGTACCCAGGAGTTCCGGCGCCTTCTCCCGCCCGCCGGTCCAGAGCCGTCGGGTCAGCTTGGGCGTCCCGGCTCTCCTTAGCCCGCGCTTCAGGAGAAGATCCAGGCGTCCTGGCTGTCAATAGACCTCCTCCCTCGGCCTGAGCAGAGAGCAGGACCCAGGAATCCAGACGCCCCCACTCCGACTTCTCCCGCCTTGCTCCAGCAGGGATCGGGCTCGCGCCAATCTTCCGCGGGACTCGGACCCGGGACCCTGCCTGGAGCGCTTTTCCCCGCGGACACCCTGCAGCCACCCCCGGGCAAGGAGGGAAGAGGACGTCCCGGGCGTCCTGGTTGTCGCCGGCTCCGCCTTCTCTCCATGTGACAGGCGCCGTCACCGCTGCATCCCAGCGCTGCAACCGGCGGCCTGCACGGCTCGTCAGAGGCAGGAAGAAGAGCGGATCcgccccctctccctctccccctccccgcaCCTTCTCCCCCATTCACCCTCCCCAGCACATCCCGAAGCACCCACGCCGAGTGGCAAGGCGGTCCGGCGACGTCAAGGTCTTGCGGGGGACACTCGCCGCCTCCCCACGCGAGAGAGCCCGCCTCGCCAGCCCTCCGACACTGATCCATCCCAGCGGAGAGAGCCTCAACTTGAGACCGGTCAGGAACCTCAGCTGGGACCAGAAAAGGTGGTGGGAAAGAGCAACAGGGCCAGCGGAGGAGCTGGGAAGAAAAGTGGGAACTGGAGGACGAAGACGAGCCATTGTCGCCCGGGAAGCAGCAAGCGGACTGGCAACCCACCCGCCTCCCGGCGGCAGAGCTGGGGGCCCCCACCCAGCCCATGGAGCCGCCGGGATCTGGCTTGGGGGGAGCCGCCATGCTCGCTGGTGAGTAGTAGACGatggagggagaaggaaagaccTCCGTTCATGTCTCCTCTCTAAGTCTCAGACCTTCGAGATCCGGAAGGTAACGATCCACTTTACTCCCCTCCAGCACCCTcccgcagccccccccccctcaagtTGGCAGCTGGTTCTGTGTTCGGCAGCCTGGGAAAAGATGTGCAGAGCATTTTGGGCAAGTGATACTGCCTCCCACCCCCATGACTGGAAAGTGACAGAAGGCCCACACCATTGCCTGTCCCTGTACCAATCTGAGACTGAAGTCACTTTCAAATTATTGTGAATAGATCCTCCCGACCAGCCATCATTCTTAAAACCTGGAAAAGAGGGAGGCAGGATTGATGTGGATACAGGGTGGCactgtgtgtgtttatttgtggGTTCCCTTTGCTGAGCATTTGTGAAGGGGACTCCTAGCATCCAAAGAGGAGATTTCTGTCACAGATACCTCATTCAATTAATCacttaaataattttgttttcactTGGAAAGGAGAGATGGGGTAGCTCTCCTGTTCTTGGGGCTTTCATCCCATTGATTTCCTACAAAAACTGACCCTCCCATAACATCCTGAGTCTTCCCACTAGGTACTTTTTATTAGGACCCCCTGTTCAAGTGCTAcctgctgtgtgtgtgtacacacacacatacacac
This window contains:
- the UXT gene encoding protein UXT isoform X2; this translates as MVMLSEQQVQEKVLQYEAFINDVLQRDLKKVLEQRDEIYEKIAQYLQLKNVIERLQETGGQELTTQVDLGCHFYVNAEVPDTSTIFIALGYGFFVELTLPEALTFIEKKSKLLTELSEALTKDSAKIKANIRMVLEGLRELQGFEDLPEENRRDIFL